One Alligator mississippiensis isolate rAllMis1 chromosome 12, rAllMis1, whole genome shotgun sequence DNA window includes the following coding sequences:
- the SLC25A20 gene encoding mitochondrial carnitine/acylcarnitine carrier protein codes for MAEQPQPISPIKNFFAGGFGGVCLVFVGHPLDTIKVRLQTQPKPQPGQSLLYSGTFDCFRKTLVREGVRGLYKGMAAPIIGVSPMFAVCFFGFGLGKKLQQRKPDDILTYPQLFAAGMLSGVFTTAIMAPGERIKCLLQIQAASGEIKYNGPVDCMKQLYREAGIRGVYKGTVLTLMRDVPASGMYFMTYEWLKNTLTPEGKSVSDLSVPRVLFAGGMAGIFNWAVAIPPDVLKSRFQTAPPGKYPNGFRDVLRELIREEGVSSLYKGFTAVMIRAFPANAACFLGFEVAMKLLNWVLPGL; via the exons ATGGCGGAGCAGCCGCAGCCCATCAGCCCCATCAAGAACTTCTTCGCTGGCGGCTTCGGCGGCGTCTGCCTGGTGTTCGTGGGGCACCCGCTGGACACCATCAAG GTCAGACTACAGACCCAACCAAAGCCACAGCCTGGGCAGTCTCTACTCTATTCTGGGACCTTTGACTGTTTCAGAAAGACTCTTGTTAGAGAG GGAGTTCGAGGCCTCTATAAAGGAATGGCAGCTCCTATTATCGGAGTGTCTCCCATGTTTGCTGTGTGTTTCTTTGGATTCGGTCTGGGGAAGAAACTCCAGCAGAGGAAACCCGATGACATTCTGAC TTATcctcagctgtttgctgctggCATGTTATCTGGAGTGTTCACAACAGCAATCATGGCACCGGGAGAAAGGATCAAGTGCCTTTTGCAG ATCCAAGCTGCATCAGGTGAAATTAAGTACAATGGCCCAGTGGACTGTATGAAGCAGCTATATCGCGAGGCTGGAATTCGAGGCGTGTACAAGGGAACTGTGCTCACTCTCATGAGAG ATGTTCCAGCCAGTGGAATGTACTTCATGACATACGAATGGCTGAAGAACACTCTGACCCCTGAGGGAAAGAG TGTCAGTGACCTCAGTGTGCCCCGCGTTCTCTTCGCTGGAGGCATGGCAGGGATCTTCAACTGGGCTGTTGCCATTCCTCCGGATGTGCTGAAATCCCGCTTCCAGACTG CTCCTCCAGGAAAATATCCCAATGGCTTCAGAGATGTGTTGAGGGAGCTTATCCGAGAGGAAGGTGTGTCCTCCCTGTATAAAGGGTTCACAGCTGTTATGATCAGGGCCTTTCCAGCTAATGCG GCTTGTTTCCTTGGTTTTGAAGTTGCTATGAAGTTGCTGAACTGGGTTTTGCCAGGTCTGTGA